The stretch of DNA GACAGGAAGATGGGTGTAAGTGTTGGCATCTTCGGGCACCGTCGTTCCGAGCGCCAGTTCGCCTACAAAACGGCGGTGCGGCGGCACAGCAATAGACTGCACATCCTCGGCGGTTTCCAGCAGGCGGTCAGGACGGCCCGCCATCACGAACGAGGTGCGGTAAGAACTGTCCCATAGCGGCCCCGTAGGCTGGGTTTCGCGCAGGGCGTCCACGATCAGCACTTGCAGCGCGGCTTCCTGTGGCCCCTGGTTCAGGGTCACGTTGCCGCTGGTATCCATATCGGCCTCGAAAGGATGCACAGTGGGCATCAGGCCCAGTTGTTTACGGCGTCTAGCGTCTCCCATATCAGTTCGCCTCCACGCTCAGTCTGCCGCGTTGCTGCCGTCGGCGTTGTAGGCGCGGGGGTCGGCAATGAATCCGGCCACAGCGCTGGCGGCAACGGTGGCGGGACTCGCCAGATAGATCTGCGCGGTGGGGTCGCCCATTCGGCCTACAAAGTTGCGGTTGGTCGAGCTGATGCACACGTCGTCTGGCCCCAGAACGCCGGAATGCATGCCGAGGCAAGCGCCGCAACTGGGGTAGCTGACGCTCGCGCCTGCATCCACGAAGATTTCCATCAGCCCTTCCTGCGCGGCCTGTTTCCAGATGGCCTGCGTGGCGGGCACCACGATCATCTGCACGCCGTCAGCCACCTTGCGGCCCTTCAGAATGCGGGCCACGTCGCGCAGGTCGCCAATGCGCCCGTTGGTGCAACTGCCCACGTAGGCGTGCGTCACGGCGATTTTGTCGCTGCCCGCCACACGCCCGTTGCTGGGAATATGGGGATAGGCGACGGTGGGTTCCACTTTGCTGGCGTCCACGTCGATCACGACTTTGTACTGGGCATCGGGGTCGGAGGTGTATTCGGTGTAGCTGCCGGGTTCGATGCCGCGTGCCGACAGGTAGGCGCGGGTAGTGTCATCCACGGCCACGATGCCAGTTTTGCCCCCCGCTTCAATCGCCATGTTGGTCAGCGTAAAGCGGCCTTCCATGTCCAGACGGTCAATGGTGTCGCCCACCCATTCCATCACCATGTAATTGGCGCCATCGGCCCCAATGCGCTTGATGACCTCCAGCACGATGTCTTTGGGGGTCACGCCGGGCTGAATCTCTCCGGTCACGCGGATCAGCATGGTTTCGGGAATCTTGAACCAGACGCGGCCCGCGTAGATGGCCCCGGCCAGGTCGGTGCTGCCCACGCCCGTGGCGAACATGCCCAGTGCGCCCGCGTTGCAGGTATGAGAATCGCCGCTGACCAGCGTTTGCCCCGGCTTGACCAGTCCGGTGTTTTCCAGCACCACATGGGCAATGCCGCCGCGCCCCACGTCATAAAAATGCTCGATGCCCTTTTCCTTGACCCAGGACTTCAGCTTCTGGTACATCTTGGCGGCCTTGATATTCATGGCGGGCACGCTGTGGTCGGGAATAGCGACAATTTTGCTGGGGTCGAAGACCTTGTCCATGCCGCGTTCTTCCAGCATTCGCAGGGCCGCCGGAGTGGTGATCTCGTGGCACAGCACCCAGTCGGTGGTGCATTCGATCAGTTGCCCCGGTACGACGTGTTCGTGTCCACTGTGTGCCGCCAGAATCTTTTCCGAAATCGTCATTGCCATATCTATTCCCCCAGTTGATGGTGCTGTTTGGCCTTGCTACGTGACTTTGCCGTGTGAGTTCCCCGTGACAGAAAAGACCCCCGGAACGGTTGGGGTTCCGGGGGCTACAGGTGAACGCAGGGCCAGCGCTCAACGCCCCCAGCGAAGAAGGAGTCCCCATTGGGCAGTTCCGTTCATCGTCAGTGCGCTCGGCATGACCTGAGTGTACCGCCGCACCGGGGCTAGGGGCAAGGCAGGTGGGATAGACGGCTTGGGCACCGCCCTTCTGATCAGTCTGACGCCGTCTTAACCCTTGTGAAGATTCCTCAATCTTGCACACGCTCTGCTCATTTGAACGTTAGAATCCTAAGTGAATATGAAGATTCTTAAGAACTTGAAATTGTCGGGCGCGATGCTGGGCCTCACGGTATTGCTGACGGCCTGCCCCGGCGACGTGACTCCGGCGCCCACATTTGATCTGACGGTTGCTTTGGCTGGTGTATCGTCCGCGCCTGTAACTGTGACCAATACTGCTACCGGCGCAGAACTGTTTAAAGGCACGCTGGACGCCACCAAGACCTTTACTGGCCTCACGGCCTACGACGTACTGAAGGTGGAAGGCGGCAACGTCACCGACCACACCACACCCGCTGCCCAAACGGTGACGTTGGACGCCAGCAAAACGGTCACGCTGACCTATGCCAAGCCCACTCCCGCACCTACATATGATCTAACGGTCAATTTGAGCGGCGTGGCCAGCGCTCCTGTTACAGTGACGAATACCGCCACCAACACGGAAGTCTTTAGGGGAACGTTGGACGCGGTCAAGACCTTCGCGGGCCTTCCTGCCAACAGTGTCCTGAAAGTTGAAGGCGGCGCAGTGAACGGTTACATTACGCCCGCTGCCCAGACCGTCACGCTGGATGCCAACAAAACAGTGGACCTGACCTACACCAAGCCCGCGCCTGCACCCACTTTCGATCTGACGGTTAACCTCAGCGGCGTAGCGAGTGCACCTGTAACGCTAACCAACACGGCCACCAACACGGAAGTTTTTAAGGGAACACTCGACGCCAGCAAAACCTTTACGGGCCTTCCCGCCAATAGTGTCCTGAAAGTCGAGGGGGGCGCAGTGGCCAATTATGCCGCCCCCGCCGCCCAAACAGTGACGCTGGATGCCAGCAAATCTGTATCGCTGACCTACACGGCCCTGGCGGGTACGGCGTTGGACGCGGCAAGAGTCGTGGGCACGATTCCGGGCTGGAATGCTGGCACAGGCAAAATCGCGTTTGACCTTTTAAATGCACGGACAACTGTTGACGGCAACCCAGCTGACATTTCTGCGGGTGGCACGTTGAATGCGGTATTGCCAATGCCTGTTTCCCTTGCCTCCTTTTTGGACAGATGTACCCTCAGCGCCGGAACGACAGGGAGTGACTTTCGGTCAGAATTTGCTCGTCCCATTGCGCTCAACTCGGCAGGCAGCGTATTGGGAGAAATCACAGAGACGACAAGCACTGGAACTCTCGTAACACGGGTTTATGCTCAAACTGCCACCAGCCTTAAAGGTACGGCCTTTTGTGGCAGCGCTCGGATTGATCTTGATTTCACAGTCAATGTGGGCTGGAATGCTTTGAGCATCGTCCGAACTGAGAGCGGGGGCGCGACGATCTTTACCATCAGAAACATTCCCGGCGACGCACGAATTCAACTGGGATTTGTGGCCGAGAAACCTTCTATATTCTTAAACCCTACTGATTACAGCGAAGTCATCTTGCGGGCAGGCACCTCGGT from Deinococcus sp. QL22 encodes:
- a CDS encoding 3-isopropylmalate dehydratase large subunit, translating into MAMTISEKILAAHSGHEHVVPGQLIECTTDWVLCHEITTPAALRMLEERGMDKVFDPSKIVAIPDHSVPAMNIKAAKMYQKLKSWVKEKGIEHFYDVGRGGIAHVVLENTGLVKPGQTLVSGDSHTCNAGALGMFATGVGSTDLAGAIYAGRVWFKIPETMLIRVTGEIQPGVTPKDIVLEVIKRIGADGANYMVMEWVGDTIDRLDMEGRFTLTNMAIEAGGKTGIVAVDDTTRAYLSARGIEPGSYTEYTSDPDAQYKVVIDVDASKVEPTVAYPHIPSNGRVAGSDKIAVTHAYVGSCTNGRIGDLRDVARILKGRKVADGVQMIVVPATQAIWKQAAQEGLMEIFVDAGASVSYPSCGACLGMHSGVLGPDDVCISSTNRNFVGRMGDPTAQIYLASPATVAASAVAGFIADPRAYNADGSNAAD